From the genome of Bacteroides sp. MSB163, one region includes:
- a CDS encoding DUF4374 domain-containing protein: MKKNFLTGLFATAITGLALTACTDNEPSLGGGTEGRGEYVIASSVTASGNTTNVLLTSETLDKGTVSAINNGLVNDGASQWIFYKDQYLYGLTYNQGNAGTTRSFVMNSNYEMVARSGEYAVKRFTSYGIYEGYIITSSTGDGYTGYADDNGYLPKTFLLSYLDVAAETYKTNDTQNKAYLSENFLGNGEFVTLAGILQHGNKIYSAAVPMGLSQYGAAYNNGEWVLPGNQDLIKTEDGGSNSSSYKKGELQWTQYPNECWVAIFDDETLTSKKLISTDRISYACGRNKSQYYQTIWEADNGDIYVFSPSFAKTMDDVRQQTTLPAGVVRIPNGAEDFDDYYCDLEAQSGGKSFLRCWHITGDYFLMLMYDRPLTEDDFTANQLAIFKAGDKKLTYVTGLPETNLISGFGNAPYTENGNVYLTVTTTEGYPAIYKINPSNATATKGVTIEATQISGVGRLTPTK; this comes from the coding sequence ATGAAAAAGAACTTTTTAACCGGACTTTTTGCAACAGCAATAACCGGACTGGCGCTGACAGCGTGTACTGACAATGAGCCGAGCCTTGGTGGTGGCACCGAAGGTAGAGGTGAGTATGTGATAGCATCCTCAGTTACGGCTTCGGGAAATACTACAAACGTTCTGCTGACTTCCGAAACATTGGATAAAGGAACGGTTTCTGCCATAAACAATGGCCTTGTGAATGACGGTGCATCACAGTGGATCTTTTATAAAGATCAATATCTGTATGGTTTGACCTACAATCAGGGTAATGCCGGTACTACCCGTTCATTCGTCATGAACTCAAATTATGAAATGGTGGCACGCTCGGGCGAATATGCAGTGAAGCGGTTTACCAGCTATGGTATTTACGAGGGATATATCATCACTTCTTCTACAGGTGACGGATATACAGGGTATGCCGATGATAACGGTTACTTGCCTAAAACATTCCTGCTTTCTTATCTGGATGTGGCGGCTGAAACCTATAAGACCAATGACACTCAAAATAAGGCCTATCTCTCAGAGAATTTCCTGGGAAATGGTGAGTTTGTGACGCTGGCGGGTATTTTGCAACACGGCAACAAGATTTACAGCGCAGCTGTTCCGATGGGGCTGAGCCAGTATGGCGCAGCGTACAATAATGGCGAATGGGTGTTGCCGGGTAATCAAGACCTGATAAAGACGGAAGACGGTGGTTCAAACAGCAGCAGCTATAAGAAAGGAGAGTTGCAATGGACACAATATCCCAATGAGTGTTGGGTAGCCATCTTCGATGATGAGACTCTTACCAGCAAGAAACTGATCAGTACAGATCGGATCAGCTATGCTTGCGGACGCAATAAATCTCAGTATTACCAGACAATCTGGGAAGCAGACAATGGTGATATCTACGTTTTCTCTCCCAGTTTTGCAAAGACGATGGATGATGTACGCCAGCAGACCACTCTGCCTGCCGGTGTAGTGCGTATTCCTAACGGCGCGGAAGACTTTGATGATTACTATTGTGATCTGGAAGCTCAAAGTGGTGGAAAATCTTTCCTCCGTTGCTGGCACATTACGGGCGACTACTTCCTGATGCTGATGTATGACCGTCCTTTGACTGAAGACGATTTTACCGCTAATCAACTGGCCATCTTCAAGGCAGGCGATAAGAAGCTGACTTATGTAACCGGCTTGCCTGAGACTAATTTGATTTCCGGTTTCGGCAACGCACCTTATACCGAAAATGGCAATGTTTATCTGACTGTAACGACAACCGAAGGTTATCCTGCCATTTACAAGATCAATCCGTCGAACGCCACTGCAACAAAGGGAGTTACCATTGAAGCTACTCAGATCAGCGGTGTGGGCCGGTTGACACCTACTAAATAA